One genomic segment of Actinoplanes ianthinogenes includes these proteins:
- a CDS encoding MFS transporter → MPFLALFAAVLLLGIADSMAHSYIVLFAADVAGLTPVQIGVWSSVFAVGGITIGWWLGRRFDRRPARTYAIAVILLGAAGYALLPRVSSFPVLLLMAGTVLGALGAAFPQMFALARAVLGEGAAGQRSAPLLRSAWSLAWAIGPLLGAAVLSRGGYSWLLWTAAGVFLLAGLTVFVVPPPRPVAAVAPSAGGASILLTVSVTLFFTAMFAGGLALPLFVTRELHQRAATIGVLFSVCAVVEVAATLGLAALPDRIGQRGLMLGGFGSMAVYHVLTVVSAGLPMLLAGQVFRGIGIAIVAAAGIRYFQDLLAPETGRATTLFANATTAGLLVSGLLAGLAVEHLGYRATLLLCAVAAGLGGVAFAAGSGGRRRVVARPGVMRNG, encoded by the coding sequence GTGCCCTTCCTCGCCCTGTTCGCCGCCGTCCTGCTGCTCGGCATCGCGGACTCGATGGCCCACTCGTACATCGTCCTGTTCGCCGCGGACGTGGCCGGACTGACGCCGGTCCAGATCGGGGTGTGGTCCTCGGTGTTCGCGGTCGGCGGGATCACCATCGGCTGGTGGCTGGGACGCCGCTTCGACCGCCGGCCCGCCCGGACGTACGCGATCGCCGTGATCCTGCTCGGCGCGGCCGGCTATGCCCTGCTGCCCCGGGTCTCCAGCTTCCCGGTCCTGCTGCTGATGGCCGGGACCGTGCTGGGGGCGCTGGGCGCCGCGTTCCCGCAGATGTTCGCGCTGGCGCGGGCCGTGCTCGGGGAGGGGGCCGCCGGGCAGCGATCCGCGCCGCTGCTGCGGTCGGCGTGGTCGCTGGCCTGGGCGATCGGGCCGTTGCTGGGTGCGGCGGTGCTGTCCCGGGGCGGGTACTCGTGGCTGTTGTGGACCGCCGCCGGTGTGTTCCTGCTCGCCGGGTTGACGGTGTTCGTGGTGCCGCCGCCCCGGCCGGTGGCGGCGGTGGCGCCGTCGGCGGGTGGGGCTTCGATCCTGCTCACGGTGAGTGTCACGTTGTTCTTCACGGCGATGTTCGCCGGGGGACTGGCGTTGCCGCTGTTCGTGACGCGGGAGCTGCACCAGCGGGCGGCCACCATCGGTGTGCTGTTCAGCGTGTGCGCGGTCGTCGAGGTGGCGGCGACGCTGGGGCTGGCGGCTCTCCCGGATCGGATCGGCCAGCGGGGGTTGATGCTTGGCGGGTTCGGCTCGATGGCGGTTTATCACGTGCTGACGGTCGTGTCGGCGGGTCTGCCGATGCTGCTGGCCGGGCAGGTGTTCCGGGGCATCGGGATCGCGATCGTGGCGGCGGCCGGGATCCGGTATTTCCAGGATCTGCTGGCGCCGGAGACCGGGCGGGCGACCACGTTGTTCGCCAACGCGACCACCGCCGGGCTGCTGGTCTCCGGGCTGTTGGCCGGGCTGGCGGTGGAGCACCTCGGTTATCGGGCGACGCTGCTGCTCTGCGCGGTGGCGGCCGGACTGGGCGGGGTCGCGTTCGCTGCGGGCAGCGGGGGACGGCGGCGCGTCGTCGCGAGGCCCGGGGTCATGAGAAACGGCTGA
- a CDS encoding TetR/AcrR family transcriptional regulator: protein MSAVSERRERERAHRHQLIVTAARELAETEGWGSVTTRRLADRVEYSQPVLYSHFHDKDAIVAAVALDGFDELATCLHAARQSAGGPGPVALHAVGQAYLAFATGRPALYQAMFILPTRLKFASEETLPPLQACFDAFVECFDPGNERRELFAEVIWSALHGIAVLADSGRIPAAHQDERLDFLVSRFS, encoded by the coding sequence ATGTCCGCTGTCAGCGAGCGCCGCGAACGCGAGCGCGCCCACCGCCATCAGCTGATCGTCACGGCCGCACGCGAGCTGGCCGAGACCGAGGGCTGGGGGTCGGTGACCACGCGACGCCTGGCCGACCGGGTGGAGTACAGCCAGCCCGTCCTCTACAGCCACTTCCACGACAAGGACGCCATCGTCGCCGCGGTCGCCCTGGACGGCTTCGACGAGCTCGCCACCTGTCTGCACGCCGCGCGCCAGAGCGCCGGCGGCCCCGGCCCGGTGGCGCTGCACGCCGTCGGTCAGGCCTACCTGGCGTTCGCGACCGGGCGCCCGGCGCTCTATCAGGCCATGTTCATCCTGCCGACCCGGCTGAAATTCGCCAGCGAGGAGACCCTGCCGCCTCTGCAGGCCTGTTTCGACGCGTTCGTCGAGTGCTTCGACCCGGGCAACGAGCGCCGTGAGCTGTTCGCCGAGGTCATCTGGAGCGCCCTGCACGGCATCGCCGTGCTGGCCGACAGCGGCCGCATCCCGGCGGCCCATCAGGACGAACGCCTCGACTTCCTGGTCAGCCGTTTCTCATGA
- a CDS encoding DUF4267 domain-containing protein — protein sequence MIVNVATVLAALIGAGILFIAVNAVRAPRTVTGFGIPGTPVDDPAFRAWISVKAARDAALGVVLFVLLAVATPAVLGWFLLVTAGIPVGDMLIVLRSKGPRAIAYGVHGATAAVMLVAGVLLLVG from the coding sequence ATGATCGTCAATGTCGCCACCGTGCTCGCCGCGCTGATCGGCGCCGGCATTCTCTTCATCGCGGTGAATGCGGTCCGCGCGCCGCGGACCGTGACGGGCTTCGGCATCCCGGGCACGCCGGTCGACGATCCCGCCTTCCGCGCGTGGATCTCGGTCAAGGCCGCACGCGACGCCGCCCTGGGGGTCGTCCTGTTCGTGCTGCTGGCCGTGGCGACCCCCGCCGTGCTGGGGTGGTTTCTGCTGGTCACTGCCGGCATCCCGGTCGGCGACATGTTGATCGTGCTGCGCAGCAAGGGACCCAGGGCGATTGCGTACGGCGTGCACGGCGCCACCGCGGCGGTGATGTTGGTCGCCGGCGTGCTGCTGCTGGTCGGCTGA
- a CDS encoding SpoIIE family protein phosphatase: protein MAEDLTHLAGDPAVIARVFDQAPLLILATEGADHRIVAATGAYRVFADRPHMVGGLTRDVFVTMTGQHVFQPLDEVYTTGQPLTLREWRVQVDMPTTGGSKESFIDLLLAPRTGPDGAIAGVTVVMFEVTERVRERQADQRRAAEAERRYEQARELIDTLQRELLPSGVPVLPRVQLAAGYLLADTDTAAGGDWFDALALPGGRVAMVVGDVVGHGVAASATMGQLRILLHEQLATGAGIPAALRALDAAAGRIRGARAATVCVLVLDPVTGDVEYCTGGHPPPLIVSPGGEARYLPVTGAGPLGVGGAFTGEAVGSQRLAPGELVLLYTDGILERPGRELAQSSVELAQVAGDIAAGRALPGDPESMADRVCTQILEIQTRLTGYSDDITLLAGQLVPPPADLTLRLTAGEVVLARIRDRFREWLAAARVPDEDARVLLHAVVELATNATEHAYLDVPGPHPVTVTATLTPAGEAIVRVADQGRWRPPAPSADRGLGLRLVTQLTDNLSIEHDEHGTTATVTHRPSCPACLHAADSLTWTPHVRSAPPADLLVVLDQPSAPGPRIRLDGPVDTVTVRKLEAAALKAGSSGGRSLTLDLAGVTHLASAGVSALHRLAARHRDNQSTLTLYAPVGSPADMILSLVQLDHVTDNPDPAG from the coding sequence ATGGCTGAGGACCTGACCCACCTCGCCGGGGATCCAGCGGTGATCGCCCGGGTGTTCGACCAGGCGCCGCTGCTGATCCTGGCGACCGAGGGGGCGGACCATCGGATCGTGGCGGCCACCGGGGCCTACCGGGTGTTCGCCGACCGACCGCACATGGTCGGCGGCCTGACCCGCGACGTGTTCGTCACGATGACCGGTCAGCACGTGTTCCAGCCGCTGGACGAGGTGTACACGACCGGGCAGCCGCTGACGTTGCGGGAGTGGCGGGTACAGGTGGACATGCCGACGACCGGCGGCAGCAAGGAGTCCTTCATCGACCTGCTGCTCGCCCCGCGGACCGGTCCGGACGGCGCGATCGCCGGGGTGACCGTCGTGATGTTCGAGGTCACCGAGCGGGTGCGGGAACGGCAGGCGGACCAGCGGCGTGCGGCGGAGGCGGAACGCCGCTACGAGCAGGCGCGCGAGCTGATCGACACGCTCCAGCGGGAGCTACTGCCGTCGGGGGTGCCGGTGCTGCCCCGGGTGCAGCTCGCGGCCGGCTACCTGCTGGCCGACACCGACACCGCGGCCGGGGGTGACTGGTTCGACGCGCTCGCCCTGCCCGGCGGGCGGGTGGCCATGGTGGTCGGTGACGTGGTCGGGCACGGCGTGGCCGCCTCGGCCACCATGGGTCAGCTGCGGATCCTGCTGCACGAGCAGCTGGCCACCGGCGCCGGCATCCCGGCGGCCCTGCGGGCGCTCGACGCGGCGGCCGGCCGGATCCGGGGCGCCCGTGCCGCCACCGTCTGCGTGCTGGTCCTCGACCCGGTCACCGGGGACGTGGAGTACTGCACCGGCGGGCATCCGCCGCCGCTGATCGTCTCGCCCGGCGGCGAGGCCCGTTACCTGCCGGTCACCGGGGCCGGTCCGCTCGGAGTCGGTGGCGCGTTCACCGGCGAGGCGGTCGGGTCGCAGAGGCTGGCCCCCGGCGAGCTGGTGCTGCTCTACACCGACGGCATCCTGGAGCGGCCGGGTCGCGAGCTGGCACAGAGCTCCGTCGAGCTGGCGCAGGTCGCCGGAGACATCGCCGCCGGTCGCGCCCTGCCCGGCGATCCCGAGTCCATGGCCGACCGGGTGTGCACCCAGATCCTGGAGATCCAGACCCGGCTGACCGGGTACAGCGACGACATCACCCTGCTGGCCGGGCAGCTCGTGCCGCCGCCCGCCGACCTGACGCTGCGGCTGACCGCCGGCGAGGTCGTGCTCGCCCGGATCCGCGACCGGTTCCGGGAGTGGCTGGCCGCCGCCCGCGTCCCGGACGAGGACGCCCGGGTGCTGCTGCACGCCGTGGTGGAGCTGGCCACCAACGCGACCGAGCACGCGTACCTCGACGTGCCCGGCCCGCACCCGGTCACGGTCACCGCCACGCTCACCCCGGCCGGCGAGGCGATCGTCCGGGTGGCCGATCAGGGCCGCTGGCGGCCACCGGCGCCGTCGGCGGACCGCGGGCTCGGGCTGCGCCTGGTCACCCAGCTCACCGACAATCTGAGCATCGAACACGACGAGCACGGCACCACCGCCACCGTGACCCATCGGCCGAGCTGTCCCGCGTGTCTGCACGCCGCCGACAGTCTTACCTGGACCCCGCATGTGCGTTCGGCGCCCCCGGCCGACCTGCTGGTCGTGCTGGATCAGCCGTCCGCGCCCGGCCCCCGGATCCGGCTCGACGGTCCGGTCGACACGGTCACGGTGCGCAAGCTGGAGGCGGCCGCACTCAAGGCCGGCTCGTCCGGTGGACGGTCGCTGACCCTCGACCTGGCCGGCGTCACCCACCTGGCCAGCGCCGGCGTCTCGGCCCTGCACCGGCTCGCCGCCCGGCACCGGGACAACCAGTCCACCCTGACCCTGTACGCCCCGGTCGGCTCCCCGGCCGACATGATCCTGTCCCTGGTCCAGCTGGACCACGTCACCGACAACCCGGATCCGGCCGGGTGA
- a CDS encoding ThuA domain-containing protein, with translation MKRILLLLALAISLVPTPAAAADAAYDVLVFSKTAGFRHDSIAAGIQAIRDLGAANNFTVTATESLNAADLPKYEAVVFLNTTGDVLDAAQQTAFESYIRGGGGFVGVHAAADTEYDWPFYGDLVGAWFASHPAIQQATVKIEDRAQAATAHLPQSWTRTDEWYNYRTNPRGTAHVLATLDEGSYSGGGMGADHPHVWCKTVSSGRSFYTGGGHTVESYADPAFRAHLLGGIRYAAGRSHADCRPETGYTPLYNGSTTGWSQAGPGGFGNADATLSSFGGMGLYWYSARQYTDYSLKLDWKMTGDDNSGVFIGFPASPDPWSAVDNGYEIQIDATDSADRTTGSVYTFKGADAAARDAALNPPGEWNGYEIRVEGEHLQVFLNGVKINDFTNTDPVRSLAGYVGIQNHGDADHVSFRNVRIKDLAGVRTGRVVGFANKCLDVNGGATADGTKIQLWTCNGSGAQTWAINGQVWRNPQSGKCLDVSGGGTANGTKVQLWTCNGSGAQNWVAYPDKTVRNPQSGRCLDVSEVKSDDGQQIHIWDCLAAANQLWTLP, from the coding sequence ATGAAGCGCATCCTTCTCCTGTTGGCGCTCGCCATTTCCCTCGTCCCGACGCCCGCGGCGGCGGCTGATGCCGCTTACGACGTGCTCGTCTTCTCCAAGACCGCCGGGTTCCGGCACGACTCGATCGCGGCCGGCATCCAGGCGATCCGCGACCTGGGTGCGGCGAACAACTTCACCGTCACCGCGACGGAGTCCCTCAATGCAGCCGATTTACCGAAATATGAGGCCGTAGTCTTCCTGAACACCACGGGAGACGTTCTCGACGCCGCTCAGCAGACGGCGTTCGAGTCCTACATCCGGGGTGGTGGCGGATTCGTCGGGGTGCATGCCGCCGCCGACACCGAGTACGACTGGCCGTTCTACGGCGACCTGGTCGGCGCCTGGTTCGCCTCGCACCCGGCGATCCAGCAGGCGACCGTCAAGATCGAGGACCGGGCGCAGGCGGCCACCGCCCATCTGCCGCAGTCCTGGACCCGCACCGACGAGTGGTACAACTACCGCACCAACCCGCGCGGCACCGCGCACGTGCTGGCCACCCTCGACGAGGGGTCCTACTCCGGCGGCGGGATGGGCGCCGACCACCCGCACGTGTGGTGCAAGACGGTCAGCTCCGGCCGGTCGTTCTACACCGGCGGCGGGCACACCGTCGAGTCGTACGCGGATCCGGCGTTCCGGGCGCACCTGCTCGGCGGCATCCGGTACGCGGCGGGACGCAGCCACGCCGACTGCCGCCCGGAGACCGGGTACACGCCGCTCTACAACGGCTCGACCACCGGCTGGTCGCAGGCCGGGCCGGGCGGGTTCGGCAACGCCGACGCGACCCTGTCGTCATTCGGCGGGATGGGCCTGTACTGGTATTCGGCCAGGCAGTACACGGACTATTCGCTGAAGCTGGACTGGAAGATGACCGGGGACGACAACTCCGGCGTCTTCATCGGCTTCCCGGCGTCGCCGGATCCGTGGTCGGCGGTCGACAACGGCTACGAGATCCAGATCGACGCGACCGACAGCGCGGATCGGACCACCGGGTCCGTCTACACGTTCAAGGGCGCCGACGCGGCGGCGCGGGACGCCGCGCTCAACCCGCCGGGTGAGTGGAACGGCTACGAGATCCGGGTCGAGGGGGAACACCTCCAGGTCTTCCTCAACGGCGTCAAGATCAACGACTTCACCAACACCGATCCCGTACGTTCACTGGCCGGTTACGTCGGCATTCAGAACCACGGGGACGCCGATCACGTCTCGTTCCGCAACGTTCGCATCAAGGACCTCGCCGGTGTGAGAACAGGCCGGGTGGTCGGCTTCGCGAACAAGTGCCTGGACGTCAACGGCGGCGCCACCGCCGACGGCACCAAGATCCAGCTCTGGACCTGCAACGGCTCGGGCGCTCAGACCTGGGCAATCAACGGGCAGGTCTGGCGCAACCCGCAGTCCGGCAAGTGCCTCGACGTGTCCGGCGGCGGCACCGCCAACGGCACCAAGGTGCAACTCTGGACCTGCAACGGCTCCGGCGCTCAGAACTGGGTCGCCTATCCCGACAAGACGGTCCGCAACCCGCAGTCCGGGCGCTGCCTGGACGTCTCCGAGGTCAAGTCCGACGACGGCCAGCAGATCCACATCTGGGACTGCCTGGCCGCCGCCAACCAGCTGTGGACCCTGCCCTGA
- a CDS encoding PQQ-dependent sugar dehydrogenase produces the protein MRPYRWETGAVTTLLTAALLLAPAGPAAAHDIDPSNFQQVTLAKGEPEVGEPMSLAVLPDRSVLHTARNGTLRRTDASGTTAVVGTLPVYSHDEEGLQGVGVDPGFATNRFIYLYYAPPLSTPAGDSPDAGADYSVWQGVNRLSRFTLTADWKLSAEKTVLDVPASRGICCHVGGDIDFDAAGNLYLSTGDDSNPFQSDGYAPLDERAGRNPAFDAQRTAGNTNDLRGKILRIKVNTDGSYAIPSGNLFAPGTAGTRPEIYAMGFRNPFRLSVDKATGVVYVGDYGPDAGASSSRGPGGQVEFDRITAPGNFGWPYCTGTNTAAETYADYDFATGTVGAKYDCAGGATNNSPRNTGLSKLPPAKPAWIRYGGDAGSPPAFGTGSESPMGGPVYRYNAANTSATKFPQDLDGHFFAGEFGRGWIKPIHVGTDGSVGEISTFAWNGKQVMDMAFGPDGALYVLDYGTGYFNGDANSALYRYDYVGGGNKAPTAVASADKTSGQAPLTVNFSSAGSSDPEGGALSYAWKFGDGATSTAANPAHTYASNGTYNVTLTVTDPQGATGSGGVQIGVGNTAPTVTINAPANGQLVSFGDTVPFSVTVSDPEDGTVTCSRVKMTYVLGHDQHGHQITSANGCSGSITIPVDGEHDSAANIFPIFDAEYADNGGLITHKQHILQPRHRQAEHFKTSSGINTFDKPEAEGGKTVGDINNGDWIAFEPYNLANAKTFSARVSSGGAGGTLQVRAGSATGTVLGSATVPVTGGWNVFTDVSTAITNPPAGTTTLYLTFSGGAGALFDVDAFTFTTGGTGRVVGFANKCLDVNGGATADGTKIQLWTCNGSGAQTWQINGQVWRNPQSGKCLDVSGGGTANGTKVQLWTCNGSGAQNWVAYPDKTVRNPQSGRCLDVSEVKSDDGQQIHIWDCLAAANQLWSLP, from the coding sequence ATGCGACCGTACCGCTGGGAGACCGGCGCCGTCACCACCCTGCTCACCGCCGCTCTCCTGCTCGCACCCGCCGGCCCGGCGGCCGCGCACGACATCGATCCCAGCAACTTCCAGCAGGTCACCCTCGCCAAGGGCGAGCCGGAGGTGGGCGAGCCGATGAGCCTCGCGGTGCTTCCGGACCGCTCGGTTCTGCACACCGCGCGAAACGGAACGCTGCGCCGGACCGACGCGTCCGGCACCACCGCCGTCGTCGGGACACTCCCCGTCTACTCCCATGACGAGGAAGGTCTCCAGGGCGTCGGGGTCGACCCCGGCTTCGCCACCAACCGGTTCATCTACCTCTACTACGCGCCGCCGCTGAGCACCCCGGCCGGTGACTCGCCCGACGCGGGTGCGGACTACTCGGTCTGGCAGGGCGTCAACCGGCTGTCCCGGTTCACGCTGACCGCCGACTGGAAGCTCAGCGCGGAGAAGACCGTCCTGGACGTGCCCGCCTCCCGCGGGATCTGCTGCCACGTCGGCGGCGACATCGACTTCGACGCGGCCGGCAACCTGTACCTGTCCACCGGCGACGACAGCAACCCGTTCCAGTCCGACGGCTACGCGCCGCTGGACGAGCGGGCCGGGCGCAACCCGGCGTTCGACGCGCAGCGCACCGCCGGCAACACCAACGACCTGCGCGGCAAGATCCTGCGGATCAAGGTCAACACCGATGGTTCGTACGCGATCCCGTCCGGCAACCTGTTCGCGCCGGGCACAGCCGGGACCCGGCCGGAGATCTACGCGATGGGCTTCCGCAACCCGTTCCGGCTCAGCGTCGACAAGGCCACCGGCGTGGTCTACGTCGGTGACTACGGCCCGGACGCGGGCGCCTCGTCGAGCCGCGGACCGGGCGGGCAGGTCGAGTTCGACCGGATCACCGCGCCGGGCAACTTCGGCTGGCCGTACTGCACCGGCACGAACACGGCCGCCGAGACGTACGCCGACTACGACTTCGCCACCGGGACGGTCGGCGCGAAGTACGACTGCGCGGGCGGGGCGACCAACAACTCGCCGCGCAACACCGGGCTGAGCAAGCTGCCCCCGGCGAAACCGGCCTGGATCCGGTACGGCGGCGACGCCGGCTCGCCGCCCGCGTTCGGCACCGGGTCGGAGTCGCCGATGGGCGGGCCGGTCTACCGGTACAACGCCGCGAACACCTCGGCCACCAAGTTCCCGCAGGACCTGGACGGGCACTTCTTCGCCGGGGAGTTCGGCCGGGGGTGGATCAAGCCGATCCACGTGGGCACCGACGGGTCGGTCGGGGAGATCTCCACCTTCGCCTGGAACGGCAAGCAGGTGATGGACATGGCGTTCGGGCCGGACGGGGCGCTGTACGTGCTCGACTACGGCACCGGGTACTTCAACGGGGACGCCAACTCGGCGCTGTACCGCTACGACTACGTGGGTGGTGGCAACAAGGCGCCGACCGCGGTGGCCTCGGCGGACAAGACCTCCGGGCAGGCGCCGCTGACGGTGAACTTCTCGTCGGCCGGGTCCTCCGATCCGGAGGGTGGCGCGCTGAGCTATGCGTGGAAGTTCGGCGACGGTGCCACCTCGACGGCGGCGAACCCGGCTCACACGTACGCAAGCAATGGCACCTATAACGTCACGCTCACCGTGACCGACCCGCAGGGCGCAACGGGCAGCGGGGGTGTGCAGATCGGGGTCGGCAACACCGCACCCACCGTCACGATCAACGCCCCGGCGAACGGTCAGCTGGTCAGCTTCGGCGACACCGTTCCGTTCAGCGTCACGGTCAGCGATCCGGAGGACGGGACAGTCACCTGCTCGCGGGTGAAGATGACCTATGTGCTCGGGCACGACCAGCACGGCCACCAGATCACCTCGGCGAACGGCTGCTCCGGGTCGATCACCATTCCGGTCGACGGCGAGCACGACTCGGCGGCGAACATCTTCCCGATCTTCGACGCCGAATACGCCGACAACGGCGGGCTGATCACCCACAAGCAGCACATCCTGCAACCGCGGCACCGGCAGGCCGAGCACTTCAAGACCTCGTCCGGGATCAACACGTTCGACAAACCGGAGGCCGAGGGCGGCAAGACGGTCGGCGACATCAACAACGGCGACTGGATCGCGTTCGAGCCCTACAACCTGGCGAACGCCAAGACGTTCAGCGCCCGGGTCTCGTCCGGCGGCGCCGGCGGCACCCTCCAGGTCCGCGCGGGCTCGGCGACCGGGACCGTGCTGGGCTCGGCGACCGTGCCGGTGACCGGCGGCTGGAACGTGTTCACCGACGTCAGCACGGCGATCACCAACCCGCCGGCCGGCACCACCACGCTGTACCTGACCTTCTCGGGTGGCGCCGGCGCGCTGTTCGACGTGGACGCGTTCACCTTCACCACCGGCGGCACCGGCCGGGTTGTCGGCTTCGCGAACAAGTGCCTGGACGTCAACGGCGGCGCCACCGCCGACGGCACCAAGATCCAGCTCTGGACCTGCAACGGCTCGGGCGCACAGACCTGGCAGATCAACGGGCAGGTCTGGCGCAACCCGCAGTCCGGCAAGTGCCTCGACGTGTCCGGCGGCGGCACCGCCAACGGCACCAAGGTGCAACTCTGGACCTGCAACGGCTCCGGCGCTCAGAACTGGGTCGCCTATCCCGACAAGACGGTCCGCAACCCGCAGTCCGGGCGCTGCCTGGACGTCTCCGAGGTCAAGTCCGACGACGGCCAGCAGATCCACATCTGGGACTGCCTGGCCGCCGCCAACCAGCTGTGGAGCCTGCCATGA
- a CDS encoding MFS transporter, with the protein MTHTVAAPGTALSGRDRLVLAVLLTASFTLAVDFSILNVALPVIGADVGLPLSGLQWIATAFALSAAGFTLLFGRVADLVGRRRLFLAGIAVLGVSSLAGGLATGPVLLLAARVAQGLATAAVTPAALSLLTTSFPEGPRRERALGLNGALMAAGFTTGAILGGLLTDLLSWRWAFFVNVAVAVAVLAVAPLVLAESRPERRPRLDVPGAVTVTGGLLAVVFGLTNAGEHGWAAPGTWGALVAGSGLLVAFAGIERRVPAPLVPVRILGQRRIAWGNAAGVLAFATETSLVFLLTLYLQEVLGFAPLAAGLSFAVLGLGTVLGGVLGPKVIARVAQPPRALALGLAVQAAATLPLMFLGGTRASMPVLLAATFAGGVANLVAIVGFMVTATSGLADREQGLAAGLATMSQQIGITLGIPVMSAIVGATLPALGTEDAIRTAIGVDTALAALTAGAVALAVVRRPTR; encoded by the coding sequence ATGACACACACCGTCGCCGCACCCGGCACCGCGCTCAGCGGCCGGGACCGGCTCGTGCTCGCCGTCCTGCTGACCGCGAGCTTCACCCTGGCCGTGGACTTCTCGATCCTGAACGTCGCCCTGCCGGTGATCGGCGCGGACGTCGGGCTGCCGCTGTCCGGACTGCAATGGATCGCCACCGCGTTCGCACTGTCCGCCGCCGGCTTCACCCTGCTGTTCGGCCGGGTCGCCGACCTGGTCGGCCGGCGCCGGCTGTTCCTCGCCGGCATCGCCGTGCTCGGCGTCTCCTCGCTGGCCGGCGGCCTGGCCACCGGCCCGGTGCTGCTGCTGGCCGCCCGGGTCGCACAGGGCCTGGCGACCGCGGCCGTCACCCCGGCGGCGCTGTCGCTGCTGACCACGTCGTTCCCGGAGGGGCCGCGGCGGGAGCGGGCGCTCGGGCTCAACGGCGCGCTGATGGCGGCCGGCTTCACCACCGGCGCGATCCTCGGCGGGTTGCTCACCGACCTGCTCAGCTGGCGGTGGGCGTTCTTCGTCAACGTGGCGGTCGCGGTCGCCGTGCTGGCCGTCGCGCCGCTGGTGCTCGCCGAGAGCCGGCCGGAGCGGCGGCCCCGGCTGGACGTTCCGGGCGCGGTCACGGTCACCGGCGGGCTGCTGGCCGTCGTGTTCGGACTGACCAACGCCGGGGAGCACGGCTGGGCGGCGCCCGGCACGTGGGGCGCGCTGGTCGCCGGGTCCGGGCTGCTGGTCGCGTTCGCCGGGATCGAGCGCCGGGTGCCCGCGCCGCTGGTCCCGGTCCGGATCCTGGGTCAGCGCCGGATCGCCTGGGGCAATGCGGCCGGAGTGCTGGCCTTCGCCACCGAGACGTCGCTGGTCTTCCTGCTGACGCTGTACCTGCAAGAGGTGCTCGGGTTCGCGCCGCTGGCGGCCGGGCTGTCGTTCGCGGTGCTGGGGCTTGGCACCGTGCTCGGCGGCGTCCTCGGGCCGAAGGTGATCGCCCGGGTCGCGCAGCCGCCACGGGCGCTGGCGCTCGGCCTTGCCGTGCAGGCCGCGGCCACCCTGCCGCTGATGTTCCTGGGCGGCACCCGGGCCTCAATGCCGGTGCTGCTGGCCGCCACGTTCGCCGGTGGGGTGGCCAACCTGGTCGCCATCGTCGGGTTCATGGTCACCGCCACCTCCGGCCTGGCCGACAGGGAGCAGGGGCTGGCCGCCGGGCTGGCCACCATGAGCCAGCAGATCGGCATCACGCTCGGCATCCCGGTGATGTCCGCGATCGTCGGCGCCACCCTGCCCGCACTCGGGACCGAGGACGCGATCCGCACCGCGATCGGCGTCGACACCGCCCTCGCCGCGCTCACCGCCGGCGCCGTCGCCCTGGCCGTGGTGCGCCGGCCGACGCGGTGA
- a CDS encoding helix-turn-helix domain-containing protein: protein MESELADFLRTRRARLRPEDVGLVSYGQRRVPGLRREELAQLAGVSPIYYTRLEQGQSHNASASVIEALARALVLTDDERAYLHDLARPRPAKRRRPARPARASRGVVQLITAMRDVPALVLGRRTEVLAWNELGHLLFAGHHDRTAPDRPADRPNLTRMLFLDPHTRELYRRWDEEAGRSAAALRIAAGRYPDDAELTTLVGELTVKSPESAACWARHPVQVCTAGTKHLHHPLVGDLTLDYQALHLPGDDGHRLLTYSAAPDTADEAALRLLRSAHDQ from the coding sequence ATGGAGAGCGAGCTGGCGGACTTCCTGCGGACCCGGCGGGCACGGCTGCGGCCGGAGGACGTCGGGCTGGTTTCGTACGGGCAGCGCCGCGTCCCCGGGCTGCGCCGCGAGGAGCTGGCCCAGCTGGCCGGCGTCAGCCCGATCTACTACACCCGCCTGGAGCAGGGCCAGAGCCACAACGCCTCGGCGTCGGTGATCGAGGCGCTCGCCCGTGCGCTGGTGCTCACCGACGACGAGCGCGCCTACCTGCACGACCTGGCCCGCCCCCGGCCCGCGAAACGCCGCCGCCCGGCCCGCCCGGCCCGGGCGAGCCGTGGCGTCGTCCAGCTGATCACCGCGATGCGCGACGTGCCGGCCCTGGTCCTGGGCCGCCGCACCGAGGTGCTGGCCTGGAACGAGCTGGGCCATCTGCTGTTCGCCGGCCACCACGACCGGACCGCGCCGGACCGCCCCGCCGACCGGCCGAACCTCACCCGCATGCTGTTCCTCGACCCGCACACCCGCGAGCTGTACCGGCGCTGGGACGAGGAGGCCGGCCGATCGGCCGCCGCGCTGCGCATCGCCGCCGGTCGCTACCCCGACGACGCGGAGCTGACGACGCTGGTCGGCGAGCTCACCGTGAAGAGCCCGGAGTCCGCCGCCTGCTGGGCGCGGCACCCGGTGCAGGTCTGCACCGCCGGCACCAAGCACCTGCACCACCCGCTCGTCGGCGACCTGACCCTGGATTACCAGGCCCTGCACCTGCCCGGTGACGACGGCCACCGCCTGCTGACCTACTCGGCGGCGCCGGACACGGCCGACGAGGCCGCCCTGCGCCTGCTTAGATCGGCGCATGATCAGTGA